GCCGGAACGCCGGGCTGTAAAATTGTCGGACCTTGCGGCGAAATAACTATATCCGAAGGTTTGATTGCCGCGAAGCGCCATATACATTTCACGCCTGCCCAGGCGAAAGAATTCGGCGTTAGCGACAAACAGATCGTATCGGTCAGAATTGAAGGTCCGCGTTCATTGGTTTTCGGAGAGGTTGTTGTACGCGTCAACGAAAAATTTGACGCGGCGATGCACATAGACACCGACGAATCAAACGCCGCAAGCGCCGTCCCGGGAACTATGGGCATAATTTTATAAAAGCATATTAAACATTACGGAAGGAAGCAAAAATTATGAGCAATTTTTCACATGAAGTCGAAAATATGTGCATCGTTGCGAAAGGTCCTAAACACGGACCGGCGCCCATCCCCGAAGAAGGCAAATGGGTAAAGGCAACACAGATTACAGATATATCCGGACTTTCTCACGGAATCGGCTGGTGCGCGCCCCAGCAGGGTATGTGCAAGTTGACGTTAAATGTTAAAAACGGAATAATCGAGGAATCCCTTGTTGAAACCACAGGATGCTCAGGTATGACACACTCCGCGGCTATGGCTGCCGAGATACTCCAGGGCAAGACAATTCTCGAAGCTCTGAATACCGACCTCGTATGCGACGCGATAAATGTCGCTATGCGCGAAATTTTCAAACAGCTCGTTTACGGACGCACCCAGACTGCGTTTTCCGAAAACGGTCTTCCGATAGGCGCTTCTCTTGAAGATCTGGGCAAGGGTCTTCGCAGCCAGGTAGGAACGATATTTGCCACTCATGCAAAGGGCGTCCGTTATCTGGAAATTGCCGAAGGATATATCCTTTCCCTCGGACTTGATGAAAACAGCGAGGTCATCGGATATAAATTCGTCAACCTCGGAAAAATGATGGATATGATCCGTCACGGCAAGGATCCGAAGGAAGCATATGAGTCGAATATTAAATCCTACGGCAGATATTCCGAAGCAGTCAAATACATCGACCCGCGCGAAGAATAAGGGGGATTACGTAATGGTTAAATTCGAAGGCTACGAAAGAAGAATAGATTCAATAAAAAAGACTCTTGCCGAATACGGGATAAAGAGCCTTGAGGAAGCAAACGATATATGCAAGGCAAAAGGAATCAATGTTGATTCCATAGTCAAGGGCGTTCAGCCGATAGCGTTTGAAAACGCATCATGGGCATATACGCTCGGTGTCGCGATAGCAATAAATAAAAACTGCAAGAACGCGGCTGACGCGGCCGAAGTCATCGGCATCGGACTTCAGGCATTCTGCATTCCCGGCTCCGTCGCGGAATCGAGAAAGGTTGGTCTCGGACACGGAAATCTTGCTGCGATGCTCCTCCGCGAGGATACAAAGTGCTTCTGCTTCCTTGCCGGACATGAATCCTTTGCCGCCGCCGAAGGCGCGATAGGTATAGCGAGAACCGCAAACAAGGTCAGAAAAGAACCGCTTAAAGTCATTCTCAACGGTCTAGGAAAAGACGCCGCCTATATTATCTCCAGGATCAACGGCTTCACATATGTTCAGACTGATTACGATTTCTATACAAACGAACTTAAAATCGTCCGCAGCATTCCGTATTCGACGGGAGACAAGGCAAAAGTGCTGTGCTACGGAGCAAACGACGTTCTAGAAGGCGTCGCAATAATGAAATACGAAAATGTCGACGTTTCAATAACCGGCAACTCGACAAATCCCGTCCGTTTCCAGCACCTCGTTGCGGGCACATATAAAAAATGGGCGTTTGAGAACGGCAAGAAATATTTCTCCGTCGCTTCCGGAGGAGGCACGGGCAGAACTCTTCACCCCGACAATGTTGCGGCGGGTCCGGCTTCCTACGGTCTTACCGACTCTATGGGCAGAATGCACGGAGACGCTCAGTTTGCCGGCAGCTCCAGCGTTCCGGCGCATGTCGAAATGATGGGC
This Oscillospiraceae bacterium DNA region includes the following protein-coding sequences:
- a CDS encoding phosphate propanoyltransferase, producing MEKKIIVETSARHVHMTEEQIGILFGTGHQLTKKKDLSQPGQFACEEKVDVVGPKGTIKNISILGPARKSAQVEVSLSDARTLGISAPIKESGDIAGTPGCKIVGPCGEITISEGLIAAKRHIHFTPAQAKEFGVSDKQIVSVRIEGPRSLVFGEVVVRVNEKFDAAMHIDTDESNAASAVPGTMGIIL
- a CDS encoding GGGtGRT protein is translated as MVKFEGYERRIDSIKKTLAEYGIKSLEEANDICKAKGINVDSIVKGVQPIAFENASWAYTLGVAIAINKNCKNAADAAEVIGIGLQAFCIPGSVAESRKVGLGHGNLAAMLLREDTKCFCFLAGHESFAAAEGAIGIARTANKVRKEPLKVILNGLGKDAAYIISRINGFTYVQTDYDFYTNELKIVRSIPYSTGDKAKVLCYGANDVLEGVAIMKYENVDVSITGNSTNPVRFQHLVAGTYKKWAFENGKKYFSVASGGGTGRTLHPDNVAAGPASYGLTDSMGRMHGDAQFAGSSSVPAHVEMMGLIGMGNNPMVGATVACAVAVEEALKA